In the genome of Populus alba chromosome 11, ASM523922v2, whole genome shotgun sequence, one region contains:
- the LOC118039516 gene encoding flavonol sulfotransferase-like: MESSLPSSQILDSGGSAERKNEATNYNEVMSTLPKVKGWRGCDYYLYQGFRYDALVLKGLVSVQEHFHPQSTDIFVASSPKTGTTWLKALTFAILTRSRLSGSTTSSLLTKMPHDCVPFLEFQLGDQNPSNRDLAIPLISTHVPYSCLPKSIISSSCKIIYICRDAKDAFVSLWYFLAKLRRSENVEPLPLEEAFELFCNGIANYGPYWDHVLGYWRASLEFPEKILFLTYEEMKKDTAAHVKKLAEFMGCSFTLEEEEGGEVQKITSMCSFEELSSLEVNKNAEHRAPGISIPIQNSVFFRKGEIGDWANHLTPEMGARLDDIMEKKLKGSGLKLPR; this comes from the coding sequence aTGGAATCCTCTTTGCCTTCCTCCCAAATCTTGGATTCTGGGGGAAGTGCTGAGAGGAAAAATGAAGCTACAAATTACAATGAAGTGATGTCCACCCTTCCAAAAGTTAAAGGCTGGAGGGGGTGTGATTATTACCTGTACCAAGGCTTTCGGTACGATGCCTTAGTCTTGAAAGGACTCGTGTCTGTTCAAGAGCACTTCCACCCTCAATCCACTGATATATTTGTCGCCAGTTCTCCAAAAACTGGGACAACTTGGCTTAAGGCCCTCACTTTTGCTATTCTTACACGATCCCGTTTAAGTGGTTCGACAACTAGTTCTTTACTTACCAAGATGCCACATGACTGTGTTCCTTTTTTGGAATTTCAGCTTGGTGATCAAAACCCAAGTAATCGGGACTTGGCAATTCCTCTGATATCTACTCATGTTCCTTACAGTTGTTTACCTAAATCTATCATTTCTTCTAGTTGCAAGATTATTTACATTTGCAGGGACGCAAAGGacgcttttgtttctttgtggTACTTTCTTGCCAAGCTGCGAAGGTCGGAAAATGTTGAACCTCTTCCTCTGGAAGAGGCTTTTGAGTTGTTCTGCAATGGAATTGCAAATTATGGACCGTACTGGGACCACGTTTTAGGGTATTGGAGAGCAAGCTTGGAGTTCCCTGAGAAGATACTGTTCTTGACATATGAGGAAATGAAGAAAGACACCGCTgctcatgttaaaaaattagctGAGTTCATGGGTTGTTCTTTCACCTTAGAGGAAGAGGAGGGAGGGGAGGTGCAAAAGATAACAAGCATGTGTAGTTTTGAGGAGTTGAGCAGCTTGGAGGTGAATAAAAATGCGGAGCACCGTGCTCCAGGCATATCAATTCCTATTCAAAATAGTGTATTCTTCAGGAAAGGTGAGATAGGCGACTGGGCAAATCACTTGACACCTGAAATGGGAGCGCGTCTAGATGACATAATGGAGAAGAAGCTCAAGGGTTCAGGCTTGAAGCTGCCAAGGTGA